From Companilactobacillus heilongjiangensis, one genomic window encodes:
- a CDS encoding PTS sugar transporter subunit IIA, whose translation MGLFSKKVELFAPVDGDLKPISEAGDELFASKAMGDGFVVIPTSNSIYSPVKGKIVSVFPTKHALTIKNGKFEYLLHLGIDTVELNGKGFDIKVSEGDSVDENTLLGTVDFDFVKKSDKKADVMLICTNLKDSQKVSLDGLDQVGHSNKIGVIN comes from the coding sequence ATGGGGTTATTTTCAAAAAAAGTAGAACTATTTGCGCCAGTTGATGGCGATTTGAAACCTATTTCTGAAGCAGGTGATGAGTTATTTGCTTCAAAAGCAATGGGTGATGGTTTTGTTGTAATACCAACTTCAAATAGTATTTATAGTCCAGTTAAGGGCAAGATTGTTTCGGTATTTCCGACAAAACATGCTCTAACTATAAAGAATGGTAAATTTGAATATTTATTACATTTAGGAATCGATACCGTAGAACTGAATGGAAAAGGATTTGATATTAAGGTTTCTGAAGGTGATTCCGTAGACGAGAATACTTTATTAGGTACTGTTGATTTTGATTTTGTTAAAAAGAGCGATAAGAAGGCTGATGTTATGCTCATTTGTACGAACTTGAAAGATTCCCAAAAGGTCAGTTTGGATGGTTTAGATCAAGTTGGGCATTCAAATAAAATAGGTGTTATCAATTAA
- a CDS encoding LacI family DNA-binding transcriptional regulator, with translation MNKKYSIKDIAKLSGVSVATVSRVINDNGRFSEETRKKVQKVIRDTDYHTNFSAKNLRMNKSFSVGILVPDISNYFFANVVQKIEKILFKQGYSTIICNTARDEKKELAYLKMLESKGIDGLIVISGAKAFDISKLKTPQKIPFVCIDREPKDKQNTVFISSDHYQGAVEATNSLFEAGCKFPIIASHSRTSSSSSYRLRGFKDALAKNNITYNKSKNHIVLDSDNITKKLNQFLELEPQIDGIFAINDSIAINVLSALLKIGKSVPKDIKIIGFDNDPQDIHSYPTLSSIKQDTDKIAQVTVDNLINLINHTGITGESITIPVSLIQRESSK, from the coding sequence ATGAATAAAAAATACTCAATTAAAGATATCGCTAAATTAAGCGGTGTATCTGTGGCCACTGTTTCTAGAGTTATAAATGACAATGGTCGTTTCTCAGAAGAGACTAGAAAGAAAGTTCAAAAAGTAATAAGAGATACTGATTACCATACTAACTTTAGTGCCAAAAATCTGCGCATGAATAAATCATTTTCAGTTGGAATACTGGTCCCTGATATTAGTAATTACTTCTTCGCTAACGTTGTTCAGAAAATCGAAAAAATTCTTTTCAAGCAAGGTTACTCTACAATCATATGTAACACTGCACGCGATGAGAAAAAAGAATTGGCATATTTAAAAATGCTGGAAAGCAAAGGTATTGATGGACTAATTGTTATTTCAGGGGCCAAAGCCTTTGATATCAGCAAATTAAAAACACCTCAAAAAATCCCATTCGTTTGTATCGATCGAGAACCTAAAGATAAACAAAATACAGTCTTTATATCATCAGACCATTATCAAGGAGCCGTTGAGGCCACAAATTCCTTATTTGAAGCTGGATGTAAGTTTCCCATTATTGCATCCCACAGTCGTACATCATCATCATCAAGCTATAGGCTTCGAGGGTTTAAAGACGCATTGGCAAAAAATAATATTACTTATAATAAATCAAAAAACCATATTGTTTTGGATTCAGATAATATCACCAAAAAGTTAAACCAATTCTTAGAGCTAGAACCTCAAATTGATGGCATATTTGCAATAAATGATTCAATTGCAATCAATGTACTATCTGCACTTCTTAAAATAGGAAAATCAGTTCCAAAGGATATTAAGATCATTGGTTTTGATAATGATCCTCAAGATATTCACTCATATCCAACATTATCTTCTATTAAGCAAGACACCGATAAAATAGCTCAAGTCACAGTTGATAATTTAATCAACTTGATTAATCATACAGGTATTACCGGAGAATCCATTACTATACCAGTTTCATTAATTCAGAGAGAATCAAGCAAATAG
- the rpe gene encoding ribulose-phosphate 3-epimerase has protein sequence MKKLICPSLMCADFTNIKREVTELDKAGIDIFHMDVMDGAFVPNMALGVEDYKSVRSLTNTSMDVHLMVNNPQNFVPIFANLGANIIYIHPEADPMPTRTLDEIKKDDIHPGIAINPGTSIATIKELLPLVDYILVMTVNPGFAGQSYLDYVNDKIKDLAGLKEKYQFNLMVDGAISPEKIKLLSGFGVDGFIVGTSSLFGKDKSYREIVKELKEL, from the coding sequence ATGAAAAAATTGATTTGCCCATCACTAATGTGTGCGGATTTTACAAATATAAAAAGAGAAGTAACAGAATTGGATAAAGCCGGAATAGATATTTTCCATATGGACGTTATGGATGGAGCATTTGTTCCTAATATGGCACTTGGTGTAGAAGATTATAAATCTGTTAGAAGTCTTACAAATACATCTATGGATGTTCATTTAATGGTTAACAATCCGCAAAACTTTGTTCCGATTTTCGCAAATTTAGGAGCAAATATTATCTATATTCATCCGGAAGCGGATCCCATGCCAACTAGAACTCTAGATGAAATTAAAAAGGATGATATTCATCCTGGAATTGCTATTAATCCAGGTACTTCGATTGCAACAATTAAAGAGCTGTTACCTTTAGTAGATTACATTTTAGTTATGACTGTTAATCCTGGCTTTGCAGGACAATCGTATTTAGATTATGTAAACGATAAAATTAAAGATTTAGCTGGTTTAAAAGAAAAGTATCAATTTAATTTGATGGTTGATGGTGCTATCTCACCAGAGAAAATTAAATTATTATCAGGTTTTGGTGTGGATGGTTTTATTGTTGGAACGTCTTCATTATTTGGTAAAGACAAGAGTTATAGGGAAATCGTTAAGGAATTAAAGGAGCTTTAA
- the rpiB gene encoding ribose 5-phosphate isomerase B has translation MKKIAIGSDHVGYELKPTIIDYLKELGYEVKDFGTYSTERTDYPIYGKKVGEVVASGEYDLGIVICGTGVGISLAANKVPGIRAVVCSEPYSAQLSKMHNNTNILAFGSRVVGPELAKMIVKTWLDATFVGGRHARRVDELGAIEDRDNKEFENIEYSQSDKYIDKN, from the coding sequence ATGAAAAAAATTGCTATTGGATCAGATCATGTTGGTTATGAGTTAAAACCCACAATTATTGATTATTTAAAAGAATTAGGCTATGAAGTTAAAGATTTTGGTACTTATTCAACTGAAAGAACTGATTATCCAATTTATGGAAAAAAGGTTGGAGAAGTGGTTGCGAGTGGAGAATATGATTTAGGAATCGTAATTTGTGGTACTGGAGTTGGTATTTCCTTGGCTGCCAATAAGGTTCCAGGCATTAGAGCAGTTGTATGTAGCGAACCATATTCTGCACAATTGTCAAAAATGCATAACAATACAAACATTTTGGCATTTGGGTCTAGAGTAGTTGGGCCTGAATTAGCTAAGATGATTGTAAAAACTTGGTTGGATGCCACCTTTGTTGGCGGTAGGCATGCTCGTCGAGTTGATGAACTGGGAGCCATTGAAGACCGTGATAATAAGGAATTTGAAAATATTGAATATTCACAAAGTGATAAGTATATAGATAAGAACTAA
- a CDS encoding beta-glucoside-specific PTS transporter subunit IIABC, translated as MSNDRSLGKKILDLVGGEKNISGITHCATRLRMLLRDDSVANNNRDKIKNLDGVIDVAETGGQYQVIIGPAVANVYDDLVDGTNLNSDNSDVDDGPKSGNILSRLLDVVAGIFTPLLPLLAGSGVLRGVVLLLVQLKWLSNTSGTYHILTAASTAVFYFLPILLAITSAEKFKVNKYVSAAIMGSLIMPEITNIMGSHGNGVVTHFFGIPIVLMTYTSTVIPAILAIWCLSYLERWLKRVIPESLQLLFVPLISLFIMVPLTAGLFGPFGVYVGEGISNAINFLMNYNGWIAGALVGGAWNVFVIFGLQWAVNPVMIQNISRLGFDQIVPLTAAANFGMAGATLGTFFRTHDKKMKAYSMSALLSIFFAGITEPSIYGVGVRYKKPLIAAVAGGAVGGAFIGGMHVKAFAFVFGGLTTLPAFVGSTFVSYVIGLAICFAVALAITLVIGINEEADIKTKTDAVGNTKAVSDELIQQPLSGVVSDLATANDPAFASGAMGQGMVINPDDDTVYAPFDGTVTMLFNTHHAIGITSSKGAEVMIHIGIDTVKLNGKYFNALVKQGDIVKSGEALIKFDKDKIKGAGYDLSTFVIVTNTNAYKEVRLVAADSGNHGRNTLQVTL; from the coding sequence ATGTCAAACGATAGGTCTCTGGGAAAAAAGATTCTTGACTTAGTCGGTGGTGAGAAAAACATTTCCGGTATTACTCATTGTGCTACCCGGCTGAGAATGCTCTTACGGGATGATAGTGTAGCAAATAATAATCGCGATAAAATTAAGAATTTAGATGGAGTAATAGATGTTGCAGAAACAGGTGGTCAATATCAAGTTATTATTGGGCCGGCCGTTGCTAATGTATATGATGATTTGGTTGATGGAACCAATCTTAATAGTGACAATTCTGATGTAGATGATGGTCCAAAAAGTGGCAATATTCTTTCAAGATTGTTAGATGTTGTGGCTGGTATTTTTACACCTTTATTGCCATTGCTAGCTGGATCTGGTGTACTTCGTGGTGTTGTTTTGCTATTAGTACAGTTAAAGTGGTTAAGTAATACCTCGGGTACGTATCATATTTTGACAGCTGCTTCAACAGCGGTATTTTATTTCTTGCCTATTTTATTAGCAATTACATCTGCTGAAAAGTTTAAAGTTAATAAGTATGTTTCGGCAGCAATTATGGGTTCCTTAATTATGCCTGAAATTACTAATATTATGGGTTCCCATGGTAATGGTGTTGTTACTCATTTCTTTGGAATTCCAATTGTTTTGATGACATATACATCAACCGTTATTCCCGCAATTTTAGCAATTTGGTGTTTGTCATATTTGGAACGTTGGCTTAAGAGAGTAATTCCTGAAAGTCTACAATTATTATTTGTCCCACTAATTTCATTATTCATAATGGTTCCATTAACAGCAGGATTGTTTGGACCGTTCGGTGTTTATGTAGGTGAGGGCATTTCTAATGCTATTAACTTCTTAATGAACTACAATGGTTGGATTGCTGGTGCACTTGTTGGTGGTGCTTGGAATGTGTTTGTTATTTTTGGCTTACAGTGGGCTGTAAATCCAGTTATGATTCAAAATATTAGTAGACTGGGCTTTGATCAGATTGTTCCTTTGACTGCCGCTGCTAATTTTGGTATGGCCGGTGCCACACTAGGTACATTCTTTAGAACACATGATAAAAAGATGAAAGCTTATTCAATGTCAGCTTTGCTTTCAATCTTTTTTGCAGGTATCACAGAACCATCTATTTACGGTGTTGGTGTTAGATACAAGAAGCCATTAATTGCCGCGGTTGCTGGTGGTGCAGTTGGTGGTGCATTTATCGGTGGTATGCATGTTAAGGCTTTTGCTTTTGTATTTGGTGGTCTAACAACATTGCCTGCCTTTGTTGGTTCAACATTCGTTTCATATGTTATTGGTTTAGCAATTTGTTTTGCCGTTGCTTTAGCTATTACACTAGTTATTGGTATTAATGAAGAGGCAGATATTAAAACTAAAACAGATGCAGTTGGTAATACTAAGGCGGTATCTGATGAATTAATTCAACAACCATTAAGTGGAGTTGTTTCTGATTTAGCCACAGCTAATGATCCTGCCTTTGCTTCAGGAGCAATGGGTCAAGGAATGGTTATTAATCCGGATGATGATACAGTTTATGCTCCCTTTGATGGAACTGTAACAATGTTATTTAACACCCATCATGCTATTGGTATAACTTCCAGTAAGGGTGCTGAAGTTATGATTCATATTGGTATTGATACTGTTAAATTGAACGGAAAGTATTTCAATGCACTTGTAAAGCAAGGAGACATCGTAAAAAGTGGAGAAGCCTTGATTAAATTTGATAAAGATAAAATTAAAGGCGCAGGTTATGATCTTTCAACATTTGTCATTGTAACGAATACTAATGCTTACAAAGAAGTTCGCTTGGTTGCAGCTGATAGTGGCAATCATGGCAGAAATACTTTACAGGTAACATTATAA
- a CDS encoding 2-hydroxyacid dehydrogenase family protein has product MANVLITAAIPQAALEILQKAGLNVESYTGDALITKDELMKRIVGKDYLITPLSTQVDQDVIDADPQLKLIANFGAGFNNIDVKYARQKNIPVTNTPKVSTTSTAEVTTALIISLAHRVVEGDKLMLTKGFAGWAPLFFLGHELAGKTLGIFGMGQIGQAVAKRMAAFDMKVIYTQRHQLAPEIEQKLNAKFVSLDELISNSDVLTLHAPLTPQTKHILAAEQFKQMKNSAYLINASRGPVIDEAALLTALQNHELAGAALDVYENEPQVADGFKKLNNAILTPHIGNATVEARDAMADIVANNVVLANENKEPLYVIN; this is encoded by the coding sequence ATGGCAAATGTTCTCATTACAGCAGCGATTCCACAAGCCGCTTTAGAAATCTTGCAAAAAGCAGGACTAAATGTGGAAAGTTATACTGGCGATGCTTTGATAACTAAAGATGAATTGATGAAGCGGATTGTCGGTAAGGATTACTTGATTACACCTCTATCAACTCAAGTGGATCAAGATGTAATTGATGCCGATCCACAGCTAAAATTGATTGCTAATTTTGGTGCTGGTTTCAATAATATCGATGTTAAATATGCTCGTCAGAAAAATATCCCAGTTACGAATACGCCCAAGGTTTCCACAACTTCGACGGCAGAAGTAACAACTGCCTTAATTATTTCTTTGGCCCATCGAGTGGTTGAAGGGGACAAATTAATGCTAACGAAAGGCTTTGCTGGTTGGGCTCCATTGTTCTTCTTGGGACATGAATTAGCTGGTAAAACACTGGGAATCTTTGGTATGGGACAAATTGGTCAAGCGGTTGCGAAGAGAATGGCTGCCTTTGATATGAAAGTTATCTATACTCAACGCCATCAATTAGCACCTGAAATTGAGCAAAAGTTAAATGCTAAATTTGTCTCGCTGGATGAGTTGATTTCCAATAGTGATGTCTTAACATTGCATGCGCCATTAACACCACAAACCAAGCATATTTTGGCAGCTGAACAATTTAAACAGATGAAAAATTCAGCATACTTGATCAATGCTTCTCGTGGGCCAGTGATTGATGAGGCGGCATTGTTAACTGCTTTGCAAAATCATGAATTGGCTGGAGCTGCCCTAGATGTTTATGAAAATGAACCGCAAGTCGCTGACGGATTCAAGAAATTAAACAATGCTATTTTGACACCACATATCGGAAACGCCACGGTTGAAGCTCGTGATGCGATGGCCGATATTGTTGCCAATAATGTTGTTTTAGCAAATGAAAATAAAGAACCACTATATGTAATCAATTAA
- a CDS encoding Cof-type HAD-IIB family hydrolase, which produces MQKNYRGTVFFDLDGTLLNAQSQVDDSVANAVRQVEKNNYLPVICTGRSPIEIDAATSATGIDTYVTLNGAFVQSQDKIIYHNDIKPELIKDVIDTAHKTGDTVYMHTPDKTFLSGETPYIKEFFHKLRLDVPKIDADFYKKDAIQMFVILTANDGTSYQKKYPELQFYNTGYFSIDTVAKGVSKMSGIKELLKALDLTDKPVYAFGDGTNDLPMIEFADYSVAMGNGIDAVKEAATYVTTENVNGGIVNGLKHFNLI; this is translated from the coding sequence TTGCAAAAAAATTATCGTGGAACCGTCTTTTTTGATCTTGACGGAACCCTTTTGAATGCCCAATCTCAAGTTGACGATTCAGTAGCTAATGCTGTCCGCCAAGTTGAAAAGAACAACTATCTACCAGTTATCTGCACTGGTCGCTCACCAATCGAAATTGATGCAGCTACAAGTGCGACCGGTATTGATACCTATGTTACTTTAAATGGTGCATTTGTCCAATCACAGGATAAAATTATTTATCACAATGATATTAAACCAGAACTAATTAAAGATGTAATCGATACGGCTCACAAAACTGGTGACACCGTATATATGCACACGCCTGATAAGACTTTTTTGAGTGGTGAAACACCATATATCAAAGAATTCTTCCATAAATTACGACTAGATGTACCAAAAATCGATGCTGATTTTTATAAGAAAGATGCCATTCAAATGTTTGTCATCTTAACAGCTAACGATGGTACAAGTTATCAAAAGAAGTACCCTGAATTGCAATTTTACAATACCGGCTATTTCTCAATCGATACTGTTGCCAAAGGCGTATCCAAGATGAGCGGTATTAAAGAGTTGCTCAAAGCCTTGGATTTAACCGATAAACCCGTTTATGCTTTCGGCGATGGTACTAACGATTTACCAATGATTGAATTTGCCGACTACAGTGTTGCCATGGGTAATGGTATAGATGCAGTCAAAGAGGCCGCAACTTATGTTACCACTGAAAACGTTAACGGTGGTATTGTTAACGGTCTAAAACACTTCAATTTAATTTAG